The Bos mutus isolate GX-2022 chromosome 7, NWIPB_WYAK_1.1, whole genome shotgun sequence genome window below encodes:
- the JMJD4 gene encoding 2-oxoglutarate and iron-dependent oxygenase JMJD4 isoform X3, producing MKRACAQGLALRVSGSGRNSECRLLVPLYCSGTTAGSAICTSPVSLWPAVGCEPRTPRGFTPEAVLANTSFFFSQFKEQRRRNAQVGFPASALRGSAAGRLHRCFHHPYQPLCPRCSFDIPRAPPRSQQPSRLPVPRRQTPSPGFPAPHGRRTWPGMDRETRVFAESHFRGLEGRLPSRVCPKLDRVDFIEKPDSFSYADFFKGYLLPNLPCVFSSAFTEDWGSRRLWVTPSGKPNFDYLLQNYVLCLTLCFQETWLYLLQTVGSRNTTPTPKNTCTSETTSATGKSTFRQTIPLHGAVYISKTGICAGQEEALRDCHGGLPYDVTSPTLLDSRLYPMQDRCGPPLEVTQEAGEMVFVPSGWHHQVHNLEDTISINHNWVNGCNLANMWHFLQQELSAVQQEVIEWRDTMPDWHHHCQVIMKSCSGINFEEFYHFLKIIAERRLLLLAKGMSPGQVEGGEDTGLGPQQAAFDIGRIAEVLESVVAHPDFQRVDPSTFSPRPEVLLRQLEEAVAATTSL from the exons ATGAAGCGAGCATGCGCGCAGGGCCTGGCTCTCCGTGTTTCAGGCTCCGGCAGGAACTCCGAGTGCAGACTCTTGGTTCCGCTTTACTGCTCTGGGACTACCGCGGGCTCTGCTATCTGTACCTCGCCGGTTTCTCTCTGGCCGGCTGTGGGCTGTGAGCCACGGACGCCCAGAGGGTTTACTCCGGAAGCAGTTTTAGCAAacacttcctttttcttctcccagTTTAAAGAGCAGAGACGTAGGAATGCCCAAGTGGGATTCCCGGCTTCCGCCCTTCGCGGGTCCGCGGCCGGGAGACTTCACCGCTGTTTCCATCATCCGTACCAGCCCCTCTGTCCCCGCTGCTCCTTCGACATCCCCCGAGCCCCGCCCCGTTCCCagcagccctccagactccccGTCCCCCGGCGGCAGACTCCCAGCCCAGGTTTCCCTGCACCCCACGGACGCAGAACCTGGCCCGGGATGGACAGGGAGACGCGGGTGTTCGCCGAGAGCCACTTCAGAGGCCTCGAGGGGCGTCTCCCCAGCAGGGTTTGTCCGAAACTGGACCGCGTGGACTTCATCGAGAAGCCGGACTCCTTTTCCTACGCCGACTTTTTCAAGGGCTACCTGCTCCCCAACTTGCCCTGTGTTTTTTCCAGCGCCTTCACCGAGGACTGGGGCAGCAGGAGGCTCTGGGTGACACCCAGCGGAAAGCCCAACTTCGATTATCTGCTTCAGAACTATG TCTTGTGCCTGACCCTTTGCTTTCAGGAGACGTGGTTGTACCTGTTGCAAACTGTGGGGTCCAGGAATACAACTCCAACCCCAAAGAACACATGCACCTCAGAGACTACATCAGCTACTGGAAAGAGTACATTCAGGCAAACTATTCCTCTTCACGGGGCTGTTTATATCTCAAAGACTGGCATCTGTGCAG GGCAAGAAGAAGCCCTGCGGGATTGCCACGGTGGCCTGCCCTACGACGTGacctcccccaccctcctggaTAGCCGCCTATACCCCATGCAAGATCGCTGTGGCCCACCACTGGAGGTCACGCAGGAGGCAGGCGAGATGGTGTTTGTGCCCAGTGGGTGGCACCACCAAGTCCACAACCTG GAGGACACCATCTCCATCAACCACAACTGGGTCAACGGCTGTAACCTGGCCAATATGTGGCACTTCCTGCAGCAGGAGCTCAGTGCTGTGCAGCAAGAGGTCATTGAGTGGAGGGACACCATGCCTGACTGGCATCACCACTGCCAG gtcaTCATGAAGTCCTGCTCTGGGATTAATTTCGAAGAATTTTATCACTTCCTGAAGATCATTGCTGAAAGGAGGCTTCTCCTCCTTGCAAAGGGGATGAGCCCTGGCCAGGTGGAGGGTGGCGAGGACACTGGGTTGGGCCCCCAGCAGGCCGCATTTGACATTGGCCGCATAGCTGAGGTGCTGGAGTCCGTGGTGGCCCACCCTGACTTCCAGAGGGTGGATCCTAGTACATTCTCACCACGGCCAGAGGTACTACTGCGACAGCTGGAAGAGGCTGTAGCTGCCACCACATCCCTTTAG
- the JMJD4 gene encoding 2-oxoglutarate and iron-dependent oxygenase JMJD4 isoform X1, with product MKRACAQGLALRVSGSGRNSECRLLVPLYCSGTTAGSAICTSPVSLWPAVGCEPRTPRGFTPEAVLANTSFFFSQFKEQRRRNAQVGFPASALRGSAAGRLHRCFHHPYQPLCPRCSFDIPRAPPRSQQPSRLPVPRRQTPSPGFPAPHGRRTWPGMDRETRVFAESHFRGLEGRLPSRVCPKLDRVDFIEKPDSFSYADFFKGYLLPNLPCVFSSAFTEDWGSRRLWVTPSGKPNFDYLLQNYGDVVVPVANCGVQEYNSNPKEHMHLRDYISYWKEYIQANYSSSRGCLYLKDWHLCRDFLAEGVFTLPIYFSSDWLNEYWDALDVDDYRFVYMGPTGTWSPFHADVFRSFSWSVNICGRKKWFFFPPGQEEALRDCHGGLPYDVTSPTLLDSRLYPMQDRCGPPLEVTQEAGEMVFVPSGWHHQVHNLEDTISINHNWVNGCNLANMWHFLQQELSAVQQEVIEWRDTMPDWHHHCQVIMKSCSGINFEEFYHFLKIIAERRLLLLAKGMSPGQVEGGEDTGLGPQQAAFDIGRIAEVLESVVAHPDFQRVDPSTFSPRPEVLLRQLEEAVAATTSL from the exons ATGAAGCGAGCATGCGCGCAGGGCCTGGCTCTCCGTGTTTCAGGCTCCGGCAGGAACTCCGAGTGCAGACTCTTGGTTCCGCTTTACTGCTCTGGGACTACCGCGGGCTCTGCTATCTGTACCTCGCCGGTTTCTCTCTGGCCGGCTGTGGGCTGTGAGCCACGGACGCCCAGAGGGTTTACTCCGGAAGCAGTTTTAGCAAacacttcctttttcttctcccagTTTAAAGAGCAGAGACGTAGGAATGCCCAAGTGGGATTCCCGGCTTCCGCCCTTCGCGGGTCCGCGGCCGGGAGACTTCACCGCTGTTTCCATCATCCGTACCAGCCCCTCTGTCCCCGCTGCTCCTTCGACATCCCCCGAGCCCCGCCCCGTTCCCagcagccctccagactccccGTCCCCCGGCGGCAGACTCCCAGCCCAGGTTTCCCTGCACCCCACGGACGCAGAACCTGGCCCGGGATGGACAGGGAGACGCGGGTGTTCGCCGAGAGCCACTTCAGAGGCCTCGAGGGGCGTCTCCCCAGCAGGGTTTGTCCGAAACTGGACCGCGTGGACTTCATCGAGAAGCCGGACTCCTTTTCCTACGCCGACTTTTTCAAGGGCTACCTGCTCCCCAACTTGCCCTGTGTTTTTTCCAGCGCCTTCACCGAGGACTGGGGCAGCAGGAGGCTCTGGGTGACACCCAGCGGAAAGCCCAACTTCGATTATCTGCTTCAGAACTATG GAGACGTGGTTGTACCTGTTGCAAACTGTGGGGTCCAGGAATACAACTCCAACCCCAAAGAACACATGCACCTCAGAGACTACATCAGCTACTGGAAAGAGTACATTCAGGCAAACTATTCCTCTTCACGGGGCTGTTTATATCTCAAAGACTGGCATCTGTGCAG GGACTTCTTGGCAGAAGGCGTGTTCACCCTGCCCATATACTTCTCATCTGACTGGCTCAACGAGTACTGGGACGCCCTAGACGTGGATGACTACCGCTTCGTTTACATGGGGCCCACCGGCACTTG GTCACCGTTCCATGCTGACGTTTTCCGCTCCTTCAGCTGGTCCGTCAACATCTGCGGGAGGAAAAAGTGGTTCTTCTTCCCACCAGGGCAAGAAGAAGCCCTGCGGGATTGCCACGGTGGCCTGCCCTACGACGTGacctcccccaccctcctggaTAGCCGCCTATACCCCATGCAAGATCGCTGTGGCCCACCACTGGAGGTCACGCAGGAGGCAGGCGAGATGGTGTTTGTGCCCAGTGGGTGGCACCACCAAGTCCACAACCTG GAGGACACCATCTCCATCAACCACAACTGGGTCAACGGCTGTAACCTGGCCAATATGTGGCACTTCCTGCAGCAGGAGCTCAGTGCTGTGCAGCAAGAGGTCATTGAGTGGAGGGACACCATGCCTGACTGGCATCACCACTGCCAG gtcaTCATGAAGTCCTGCTCTGGGATTAATTTCGAAGAATTTTATCACTTCCTGAAGATCATTGCTGAAAGGAGGCTTCTCCTCCTTGCAAAGGGGATGAGCCCTGGCCAGGTGGAGGGTGGCGAGGACACTGGGTTGGGCCCCCAGCAGGCCGCATTTGACATTGGCCGCATAGCTGAGGTGCTGGAGTCCGTGGTGGCCCACCCTGACTTCCAGAGGGTGGATCCTAGTACATTCTCACCACGGCCAGAGGTACTACTGCGACAGCTGGAAGAGGCTGTAGCTGCCACCACATCCCTTTAG
- the JMJD4 gene encoding 2-oxoglutarate and iron-dependent oxygenase JMJD4 isoform X2 has translation MKRACAQGLALRVSGSGRNSECRLLVPLYCSGTTAGSAICTSPVSLWPAVGCEPRTPRGFTPEAVLANTSFFFSQFKEQRRRNAQVGFPASALRGSAAGRLHRCFHHPYQPLCPRCSFDIPRAPPRSQQPSRLPVPRRQTPSPGFPAPHGRRTWPGMDRETRVFAESHFRGLEGRLPSRVCPKLDRVDFIEKPDSFSYADFFKGYLLPNLPCVFSSAFTEDWGSRRLWVTPSGKPNFDYLLQNYGDVVVPVANCGVQEYNSNPKEHMHLRDYISYWKEYIQANYSSSRGCLYLKDWHLCRDFLAEGVFTLPIYFSSDWLNEYWDALDVDDYRFVYMGPTGTCWSVNICGRKKWFFFPPGQEEALRDCHGGLPYDVTSPTLLDSRLYPMQDRCGPPLEVTQEAGEMVFVPSGWHHQVHNLEDTISINHNWVNGCNLANMWHFLQQELSAVQQEVIEWRDTMPDWHHHCQVIMKSCSGINFEEFYHFLKIIAERRLLLLAKGMSPGQVEGGEDTGLGPQQAAFDIGRIAEVLESVVAHPDFQRVDPSTFSPRPEVLLRQLEEAVAATTSL, from the exons ATGAAGCGAGCATGCGCGCAGGGCCTGGCTCTCCGTGTTTCAGGCTCCGGCAGGAACTCCGAGTGCAGACTCTTGGTTCCGCTTTACTGCTCTGGGACTACCGCGGGCTCTGCTATCTGTACCTCGCCGGTTTCTCTCTGGCCGGCTGTGGGCTGTGAGCCACGGACGCCCAGAGGGTTTACTCCGGAAGCAGTTTTAGCAAacacttcctttttcttctcccagTTTAAAGAGCAGAGACGTAGGAATGCCCAAGTGGGATTCCCGGCTTCCGCCCTTCGCGGGTCCGCGGCCGGGAGACTTCACCGCTGTTTCCATCATCCGTACCAGCCCCTCTGTCCCCGCTGCTCCTTCGACATCCCCCGAGCCCCGCCCCGTTCCCagcagccctccagactccccGTCCCCCGGCGGCAGACTCCCAGCCCAGGTTTCCCTGCACCCCACGGACGCAGAACCTGGCCCGGGATGGACAGGGAGACGCGGGTGTTCGCCGAGAGCCACTTCAGAGGCCTCGAGGGGCGTCTCCCCAGCAGGGTTTGTCCGAAACTGGACCGCGTGGACTTCATCGAGAAGCCGGACTCCTTTTCCTACGCCGACTTTTTCAAGGGCTACCTGCTCCCCAACTTGCCCTGTGTTTTTTCCAGCGCCTTCACCGAGGACTGGGGCAGCAGGAGGCTCTGGGTGACACCCAGCGGAAAGCCCAACTTCGATTATCTGCTTCAGAACTATG GAGACGTGGTTGTACCTGTTGCAAACTGTGGGGTCCAGGAATACAACTCCAACCCCAAAGAACACATGCACCTCAGAGACTACATCAGCTACTGGAAAGAGTACATTCAGGCAAACTATTCCTCTTCACGGGGCTGTTTATATCTCAAAGACTGGCATCTGTGCAG GGACTTCTTGGCAGAAGGCGTGTTCACCCTGCCCATATACTTCTCATCTGACTGGCTCAACGAGTACTGGGACGCCCTAGACGTGGATGACTACCGCTTCGTTTACATGGGGCCCACCGGCACTTG CTGGTCCGTCAACATCTGCGGGAGGAAAAAGTGGTTCTTCTTCCCACCAGGGCAAGAAGAAGCCCTGCGGGATTGCCACGGTGGCCTGCCCTACGACGTGacctcccccaccctcctggaTAGCCGCCTATACCCCATGCAAGATCGCTGTGGCCCACCACTGGAGGTCACGCAGGAGGCAGGCGAGATGGTGTTTGTGCCCAGTGGGTGGCACCACCAAGTCCACAACCTG GAGGACACCATCTCCATCAACCACAACTGGGTCAACGGCTGTAACCTGGCCAATATGTGGCACTTCCTGCAGCAGGAGCTCAGTGCTGTGCAGCAAGAGGTCATTGAGTGGAGGGACACCATGCCTGACTGGCATCACCACTGCCAG gtcaTCATGAAGTCCTGCTCTGGGATTAATTTCGAAGAATTTTATCACTTCCTGAAGATCATTGCTGAAAGGAGGCTTCTCCTCCTTGCAAAGGGGATGAGCCCTGGCCAGGTGGAGGGTGGCGAGGACACTGGGTTGGGCCCCCAGCAGGCCGCATTTGACATTGGCCGCATAGCTGAGGTGCTGGAGTCCGTGGTGGCCCACCCTGACTTCCAGAGGGTGGATCCTAGTACATTCTCACCACGGCCAGAGGTACTACTGCGACAGCTGGAAGAGGCTGTAGCTGCCACCACATCCCTTTAG